A single window of Paenibacillus sp. FSL H8-0537 DNA harbors:
- a CDS encoding DUF1128 domain-containing protein has translation MLDLEQQTPQNIEFMIDTIKTKLKMASAAAMQASHFNITQYEDIKELYEVVAGKEKFSISEVEALVTELGKLRNK, from the coding sequence ATGCTTGATCTTGAACAGCAAACGCCGCAAAATATTGAATTTATGATTGATACCATCAAAACAAAATTAAAGATGGCTTCGGCTGCCGCTATGCAGGCTTCCCATTTCAATATTACGCAATACGAAGACATTAAGGAATTGTATGAGGTTGTTGCAGGCAAAGAGAAATTCAGTATCAGTGAAGTAGAAGCCCTTGTAACAGAGCTAGGCAAGCTAAGGAACAAGTAA
- the yyaC gene encoding spore protease YyaC, whose amino-acid sequence MKQADRFNLEIAEFLAPIASQYPNRSEVSFVCIGTDRSTGDCFGPLVGTLLREQGWEHVIGTMEQPCDAYAVEQAVLMAENRAVVIAIDACLGKPQSVGTFLAMSGPLQPGAATGRRLPPVGHYSIAGVVNALSHKPYITIQTTSLYHVMRMAEQLAAAIAQAWPGSKRLLKWTEEERVYFG is encoded by the coding sequence ATGAAGCAGGCAGATCGTTTCAATCTCGAAATAGCTGAATTTCTGGCTCCGATTGCCAGCCAGTACCCGAATAGAAGCGAGGTTTCCTTCGTATGTATTGGTACAGACCGTTCAACAGGAGATTGCTTCGGGCCCCTCGTTGGCACGCTGCTGCGGGAGCAGGGCTGGGAGCATGTAATTGGCACAATGGAGCAGCCATGTGATGCTTATGCAGTAGAACAGGCAGTTCTCATGGCTGAAAATCGTGCAGTCGTCATTGCGATTGATGCTTGCCTAGGCAAGCCGCAGTCGGTTGGAACCTTTCTGGCGATGTCGGGTCCGCTCCAGCCGGGAGCAGCAACGGGCCGAAGACTGCCTCCTGTTGGACATTACAGCATTGCAGGCGTTGTGAATGCATTGAGCCACAAGCCTTACATAACGATTCAGACGACATCGCTGTATCACGTCATGCGAATGGCGGAGCAATTGGCAGCAGCGATAGCACAAGCATGGCCCGGCAGCAAACGCTTATTAAAATGGACCGAAGAGGAGCGTGTTTATTTTGGCTAA
- a CDS encoding HD-GYP domain-containing protein: protein MRKVQIGMVQPGDRLAKTIFQDNGSVLLGAGVEMNDRFINRLENLGYDSVFIEDKDTEDIMPEDSIRDETRKKAAEAVSATMNAFKEPALKGRTIAPDIGRTFRSVFGSIMQDLASRPNMAVNLTSIHSADAYLFQHSVNVAVLSGVIGIAKGFNRNQLEDLGIGALLFDIGMTKLPQPLLATKGPLSDNERKIVQSHSMEGFDILRKYHDISLVSAHCALQHHERYDGSGYPRGLKNDDIHMFAQIVGLADVYDALTSPRPYRKRYTPTEAIEFLFAAGNTYFDFELIKLFCRHISIYPVATTLLLSSGQTAVVTANNELALHRPRVRIIREADGSHTAAPTEIELKDDMYLTIVKEL, encoded by the coding sequence ATGAGAAAAGTTCAGATTGGCATGGTGCAGCCGGGGGACAGGCTTGCCAAAACTATTTTTCAAGATAACGGCAGTGTGCTGCTCGGCGCAGGCGTGGAAATGAATGACCGTTTTATTAACAGGCTCGAAAATTTGGGCTATGATTCTGTGTTTATTGAAGATAAGGACACGGAAGATATCATGCCCGAGGACAGCATACGCGACGAGACGCGCAAAAAAGCGGCAGAGGCTGTTTCTGCAACGATGAATGCATTCAAAGAGCCCGCCCTAAAGGGGCGGACGATTGCACCGGATATTGGCCGGACATTCCGCTCGGTATTCGGGTCCATTATGCAGGATCTCGCGAGCAGGCCGAATATGGCGGTCAATTTGACCAGCATTCATTCGGCGGATGCCTATTTGTTTCAGCATTCGGTGAATGTGGCGGTGCTCTCTGGCGTTATTGGCATTGCCAAGGGCTTTAATCGCAATCAATTGGAGGATTTGGGCATTGGCGCGCTGCTGTTTGATATCGGCATGACGAAGCTGCCTCAGCCGCTGCTGGCGACTAAAGGGCCCCTATCCGATAACGAGCGCAAAATTGTACAGAGCCACTCGATGGAGGGCTTTGATATTTTACGGAAGTATCATGACATTTCCCTCGTATCGGCCCATTGTGCCTTGCAGCATCATGAGCGTTATGACGGTTCGGGTTATCCACGCGGACTTAAGAATGATGATATTCATATGTTCGCTCAAATAGTCGGACTTGCCGATGTATATGACGCACTGACTTCACCGCGGCCTTATCGCAAAAGGTATACACCAACGGAAGCCATCGAATTTCTATTCGCGGCTGGCAATACATACTTTGATTTTGAGCTGATTAAGCTCTTTTGCCGCCATATTTCCATTTATCCGGTGGCGACGACGCTGCTGCTCAGCTCGGGACAGACCGCCGTCGTGACAGCGAACAATGAGCTGGCCCTGCATCGTCCGCGCGTACGCATTATTCGTGAAGCCGACGGCTCGCATACGGCTGCTCCTACTGAAATTGAGCTCAAGGACGACATGTATTTAACGATCGTCAAAGAGCTATAG
- a CDS encoding SAM-dependent methyltransferase: protein MTEQWQQDICRLTESGGLLQGTLSQLRRKDGDAAPKIIIRPVQLKNGLHYQFEAHYANKVIHNNWLPEDAGPKLVELLGEQYRQALLKTQEADIQLLLSKKGKPTLLRKPPTATSASMEQQHNRQKQRVIAEGQAAPFMVELGIMTPEGKVHAKKQDKFRQINRFLEMVADVLPQLPQDKPLTIIDFGCGKSYLTFALYHLLAVEQKRDIRIIGLDLKADVITFCSELAHTLGYDKLTFMVGDIADYEGVSEADMVVTLHACDTATDAALAKAVGWGAAVIMSVPCCQHELFKQVSSDALAPILSQGLLKERFAAIATDAARGTLLEVLGYKVQMLEFVDPEHTPKNLLIRAVRSESGTQAKKWEQYEQFRNFLQLAPSLEKLLAGRLPAN, encoded by the coding sequence ATGACAGAACAGTGGCAGCAGGATATTTGCCGCCTGACAGAATCGGGCGGGCTTTTGCAGGGAACGCTGAGCCAGCTTCGCCGCAAGGATGGAGATGCAGCGCCCAAAATCATCATACGTCCCGTCCAGTTGAAAAATGGCCTTCATTATCAATTTGAAGCTCATTATGCAAATAAGGTTATACATAACAATTGGCTTCCTGAGGATGCGGGACCGAAGCTTGTCGAGCTGCTCGGCGAGCAATATCGTCAGGCGCTTCTCAAAACGCAGGAAGCAGACATACAGCTGCTCCTTAGTAAAAAAGGCAAGCCGACTTTGCTTAGAAAGCCGCCAACCGCTACTTCGGCCAGCATGGAGCAGCAGCACAACCGCCAGAAGCAGCGCGTTATTGCAGAAGGGCAGGCAGCTCCGTTTATGGTGGAGCTGGGCATTATGACGCCGGAAGGCAAGGTCCATGCGAAAAAGCAGGATAAGTTCCGGCAGATCAACCGCTTCCTGGAAATGGTTGCCGATGTGCTGCCTCAGCTTCCGCAGGACAAGCCGCTGACCATTATTGATTTTGGCTGTGGCAAATCGTATTTGACTTTTGCTCTTTACCACCTGCTGGCGGTAGAGCAGAAGAGGGATATCCGCATTATCGGCCTCGATTTGAAGGCAGATGTCATCACTTTTTGTTCGGAGCTTGCACATACGCTCGGTTATGATAAACTGACATTTATGGTAGGAGATATTGCTGATTATGAAGGTGTGAGCGAAGCGGATATGGTTGTGACGCTTCACGCTTGTGACACGGCTACCGATGCAGCGCTTGCAAAGGCTGTCGGCTGGGGAGCAGCGGTTATTATGTCCGTTCCTTGCTGCCAGCATGAGTTGTTCAAGCAAGTGAGCAGCGACGCGCTCGCCCCAATTTTATCGCAAGGACTGCTGAAAGAACGGTTTGCTGCAATTGCAACCGATGCGGCCCGCGGCACGCTGCTTGAGGTGCTGGGTTATAAAGTACAAATGCTGGAGTTTGTTGATCCGGAGCATACGCCAAAAAATCTCCTTATTCGAGCGGTTCGCAGCGAGTCGGGCACACAGGCGAAAAAATGGGAGCAGTACGAGCAGTTTCGTAATTTTCTGCAATTAGCACCTAGTCTTGAGAAACTGCTTGCCGGACGTTTGCCCGCAAACTAG
- a CDS encoding YitT family protein, which yields MGVQHHTLSKLDIIRRILFITIGAALVSVALEIFLVPNHIIDGGIVGISIIVSHFTGLPLGLFLFVLNLPFLLLGYKQIGKTFALSTLYGVSVMSLGTFLLHPVQAITSEYVLAAIFGGVILGAGVGLVIRFGGSLDGTEIVAILSNKRLPFSVGEVVMFFNLFILCSAGFVFGWDRAMYSLFSYFIAFKMIDITIEGFQESKAVWIISESWQEIGAAIMSRLGRGVTYLHGEGGFTGGQKRIIFCVITRLEEAKMKSIVQELDPSAFLAVGNIHDVKGGRFKKRDIH from the coding sequence ATGGGTGTGCAGCATCATACTTTATCCAAGTTGGATATTATTCGCAGAATTCTATTTATTACAATTGGGGCTGCCCTAGTATCTGTAGCTTTAGAGATTTTTCTGGTGCCGAACCATATTATCGACGGCGGGATTGTAGGCATTTCTATTATCGTATCCCATTTTACGGGGCTGCCGCTCGGCTTGTTTTTGTTTGTATTGAATCTTCCTTTTCTGCTGCTAGGGTACAAGCAAATCGGGAAGACCTTTGCTTTATCGACGTTATATGGCGTTAGCGTCATGTCGCTGGGCACGTTTTTACTGCATCCGGTGCAGGCAATTACGAGCGAATATGTGCTGGCCGCTATTTTCGGCGGTGTCATATTGGGAGCTGGTGTCGGACTCGTTATCCGCTTTGGCGGCTCGCTGGATGGGACGGAAATTGTTGCGATATTGAGCAATAAGCGGCTGCCGTTTTCGGTTGGCGAAGTCGTCATGTTTTTTAATCTTTTTATATTGTGCAGCGCCGGTTTTGTATTCGGTTGGGATCGGGCGATGTACTCTCTATTTTCTTACTTCATAGCCTTCAAAATGATCGACATTACAATTGAAGGCTTCCAGGAATCGAAAGCCGTCTGGATTATTAGCGAAAGCTGGCAGGAAATTGGCGCAGCAATTATGAGCCGTCTCGGGCGCGGCGTCACTTATTTGCACGGCGAGGGCGGCTTTACGGGCGGGCAAAAACGGATTATTTTTTGCGTGATCACCCGGCTGGAGGAAGCAAAGATGAAATCGATCGTGCAGGAGCTTGATCCGTCTGCATTTCTGGCCGTCGGCAACATTCATGATGTGAAGGGCGGACGCTTTAAGAAGCGTGATATTCATTAG
- a CDS encoding alpha/beta hydrolase, whose product MANGVSLANQKLMLEEGTELSFYDSEALKWQAGAAGSDPEAGHPVLVLLHGYCGSSAYWEEVAPMLAQQSRLIIPDLRGHGLSSASAELEAAMEVYADDLYAILVHQRIDKVCLLGHSLGGYIALAFAERYADRLTAFGLVHSTALADSEAAKDNRDNTINLIKQGKLEQVIDGMSQKLFAPDNLDKLPDKVARVKAIGYQTGGTGAIAAAAGMKARPDRTSILREAKLPVLLLAGEGDQIVPPERTLLWDGPSITQVLLKDAGHMSMLEQPEACAKAISSFIAPLTK is encoded by the coding sequence TTGGCTAATGGAGTTTCTCTGGCGAATCAAAAGCTGATGCTTGAGGAAGGCACCGAGCTTAGCTTTTACGACTCAGAAGCGTTAAAATGGCAAGCTGGAGCAGCGGGTTCAGATCCAGAGGCAGGCCATCCCGTGCTTGTATTGCTGCATGGCTACTGCGGCAGCTCGGCTTATTGGGAAGAGGTTGCACCGATGCTGGCGCAGCAGTCGCGCTTGATTATTCCTGACCTGCGCGGTCATGGTCTATCTTCGGCTTCCGCAGAGCTTGAAGCTGCTATGGAAGTGTATGCAGATGATCTTTACGCTATTCTTGTACATCAACGCATAGATAAAGTGTGCCTGCTTGGCCATTCGCTTGGCGGCTACATCGCATTGGCTTTTGCAGAGCGGTATGCGGATCGATTGACGGCATTTGGACTCGTGCATTCTACAGCGCTTGCGGACAGCGAGGCGGCTAAAGACAATCGGGACAATACGATAAATTTAATCAAGCAGGGCAAGTTGGAGCAGGTCATTGACGGCATGTCGCAAAAGCTGTTTGCTCCGGATAATTTGGACAAGCTGCCAGACAAGGTGGCGCGTGTGAAGGCGATTGGCTATCAGACGGGTGGAACGGGAGCGATCGCTGCAGCAGCTGGAATGAAAGCAAGGCCCGATCGGACGAGTATTTTGCGTGAAGCCAAGCTTCCTGTGCTGCTGCTTGCCGGAGAAGGGGATCAAATCGTTCCACCGGAGCGGACGCTGTTATGGGATGGCCCCTCCATCACGCAGGTGCTGCTTAAAGATGCCGGCCACATGAGCATGCTGGAGCAGCCCGAAGCATGCGCAAAGGCAATCAGCAGCTTTATTGCTCCGCTAACTAAATAA
- a CDS encoding DUF6483 family protein, translating into MFQRDYFMRMIEQMTEAVGQVMQLRRELKQADALIVIDELLDRRFGLSGKLIRTLSDEDLLAVMTKNGVVETDNIQAIAILFKQEAELYEDLGKEAESFAHSLKALHLFMRLSLIDAPPTLANSSDEAAILLGKLSPYELSSRTKRLVAEWHESEGAFALAENIWYELLEDGAADKGEVAAFYMRLLPFQEDKLAAGGLPIEEIRTGLNSLEMEQ; encoded by the coding sequence ATGTTTCAACGGGATTATTTTATGCGCATGATTGAGCAGATGACGGAAGCGGTCGGTCAAGTGATGCAGCTGAGGCGAGAGCTGAAGCAGGCGGACGCGCTTATCGTCATTGACGAGCTGCTGGATCGCAGGTTTGGGCTAAGCGGAAAGCTTATCCGTACGTTGTCAGACGAGGATTTGCTCGCGGTTATGACGAAAAACGGCGTCGTAGAAACGGACAATATCCAGGCAATCGCGATTTTGTTCAAGCAGGAGGCGGAGCTGTATGAGGATTTGGGCAAAGAAGCAGAAAGCTTCGCGCACAGTTTAAAGGCTCTGCATTTGTTTATGCGGCTTTCCCTCATCGACGCGCCGCCGACGCTTGCAAATTCGAGCGATGAGGCGGCGATTTTGCTCGGCAAGCTGTCGCCATATGAGCTGTCCTCTCGAACGAAGCGGCTGGTTGCCGAGTGGCATGAATCAGAGGGAGCTTTTGCGCTCGCTGAAAATATTTGGTACGAGCTGCTTGAGGACGGCGCAGCTGACAAAGGCGAGGTCGCCGCGTTTTATATGCGGCTGCTTCCATTTCAGGAGGACAAGCTCGCCGCTGGCGGCTTGCCGATTGAGGAAATCAGAACAGGGCTTAACAGCCTGGAGATGGAGCAATAG